A genomic segment from Aegilops tauschii subsp. strangulata cultivar AL8/78 chromosome 1, Aet v6.0, whole genome shotgun sequence encodes:
- the LOC109764139 gene encoding putative lactoylglutathione lyase isoform X2, translating into MARLLSPLPIVATAAAAASPSRFRIPAVSVARRQALFGGRVGLRVPARLSTRGVSAGAEAGGPAARAATVISPEEAVEWVKKDRRRLLHVVYRVGDLDKTIKFYTECLGMKLLRRRDIPEERYTNAFLGYGPEDSHFVVELTYNYGVESYDIGSGFGHFGIAVEDVEKTVELIKAKGGTVTREPGPVKGGKSVIAFIEDPDGYKFELIERGPTPEPLCQVMLRVGDLDRAISFYEKAFGMELLRRKDNPQYKYTIAMMGYGPEDKHAVLELTYNYGVKEYDKGNAYAQIAIGTDDVYKTAEVVRQNGGQITREPGPLPGISTKITACTDPDGWKSVFVDNLDFLKELEE; encoded by the exons ATGGCTCGCCTCCTCTCCCCCCTCCCAATcgtcgccaccgccgccgccgccgcctccccctcccGCTTCCGCATCCCCGCCGTCTCCG TCGCGCGGCGTCAGGCGCTCTTCGGCGGAAGAGTAGGGCTGAGGGTGCCCGCGAGACTGTCAACGAGGGGAGTGAGCGCCGGCGCGGAGGCGGGCGGGCCCGCAGCTCGAGCGGCCACGGTGATCAGCCCCGAGGAGGCCGTGGAGTGGGTCAAGAAGGACCGGAGGCGCCTGCTCCACGTCGTCTACCGCGTCGGCGATCTTGACAAGACTATCAA GTTTTATACGGAGTGCTTAGGGATGAAGCTGCTGCGGAGAAGGGACATCCCGGAGGAGAGGTACACCAACGCCTTTCTTGGGTACGGACCAGAGGACTCGCATTTTGTTGTGGAGCTCACTTACA ACTATGGTGTCGAAAGTTACGATATTGGGTCTGGTTTTGGTCATTTTGGAATTGCTGTTGAGGAT GTCGAAAAAACAGTGGAACTTATTAAAGCCAAGGGAGGAACAGTAACAAGGGAGCCAGGTCCGGTAAAAGGTGGAAAGTCAGTCATTGCCTTCATTGAAGATCCTGATGGTTACAAATTTGAGCTTATAGAAAGAGGTCCCACACCCGAGCCTTTGTGCCAAGTAATGCTTCGAGTGGGAGATCTTGATCGTGCTATAAGTTTCTATGAGAAG GCATTTGGTATGGAACTTCTTCGCAGGAAAGACAATCCTCAATACAAG TATACCATTGCTATGATGGGATATGGCCCTGAAGACAAACATGCTGTACTGGAGTTGACATACAATTATGGTGTGAAGGAATATGATAAAGGAAATGCTTATGCACAG ATTGCTATTGGTACTGATGATGTCTACAAGACCGCGGAAGTCGTTAGACAAAATGGGGGACAAATAACTCGTGAACCTGGTCCATTACCTGGCATTAGTACCAAGATAACTGCCTGCACAGATCCAGATGGCTGGAAATCA GTATTTGTTGACAATCTAGATTTTCTCAAGGAGTTGGAAGAATGA
- the LOC109764139 gene encoding putative lactoylglutathione lyase isoform X1: protein MARLLSPLPIVATAAAAASPSRFRIPAVSVARRQALFGGRVGLRVPARLSTRGVSAGAEAGGPAARAATVISPEEAVEWVKKDRRRLLHVVYRVGDLDKTIKFYTECLGMKLLRRRDIPEERYTNAFLGYGPEDSHFVVELTYNYGVESYDIGSGFGHFGIAVEDLRSTNRVSSISSSSIAFFYMNELRILQVEKTVELIKAKGGTVTREPGPVKGGKSVIAFIEDPDGYKFELIERGPTPEPLCQVMLRVGDLDRAISFYEKAFGMELLRRKDNPQYKYTIAMMGYGPEDKHAVLELTYNYGVKEYDKGNAYAQIAIGTDDVYKTAEVVRQNGGQITREPGPLPGISTKITACTDPDGWKSVFVDNLDFLKELEE, encoded by the exons ATGGCTCGCCTCCTCTCCCCCCTCCCAATcgtcgccaccgccgccgccgccgcctccccctcccGCTTCCGCATCCCCGCCGTCTCCG TCGCGCGGCGTCAGGCGCTCTTCGGCGGAAGAGTAGGGCTGAGGGTGCCCGCGAGACTGTCAACGAGGGGAGTGAGCGCCGGCGCGGAGGCGGGCGGGCCCGCAGCTCGAGCGGCCACGGTGATCAGCCCCGAGGAGGCCGTGGAGTGGGTCAAGAAGGACCGGAGGCGCCTGCTCCACGTCGTCTACCGCGTCGGCGATCTTGACAAGACTATCAA GTTTTATACGGAGTGCTTAGGGATGAAGCTGCTGCGGAGAAGGGACATCCCGGAGGAGAGGTACACCAACGCCTTTCTTGGGTACGGACCAGAGGACTCGCATTTTGTTGTGGAGCTCACTTACA ACTATGGTGTCGAAAGTTACGATATTGGGTCTGGTTTTGGTCATTTTGGAATTGCTGTTGAGGAT TTAAGAAGCACTAATCGCGTGTCAAGTATAAGTAGCTCATCTATAGCTTTCTTCTACATGAATGAGCTCAG AATATTGCAGGTCGAAAAAACAGTGGAACTTATTAAAGCCAAGGGAGGAACAGTAACAAGGGAGCCAGGTCCGGTAAAAGGTGGAAAGTCAGTCATTGCCTTCATTGAAGATCCTGATGGTTACAAATTTGAGCTTATAGAAAGAGGTCCCACACCCGAGCCTTTGTGCCAAGTAATGCTTCGAGTGGGAGATCTTGATCGTGCTATAAGTTTCTATGAGAAG GCATTTGGTATGGAACTTCTTCGCAGGAAAGACAATCCTCAATACAAG TATACCATTGCTATGATGGGATATGGCCCTGAAGACAAACATGCTGTACTGGAGTTGACATACAATTATGGTGTGAAGGAATATGATAAAGGAAATGCTTATGCACAG ATTGCTATTGGTACTGATGATGTCTACAAGACCGCGGAAGTCGTTAGACAAAATGGGGGACAAATAACTCGTGAACCTGGTCCATTACCTGGCATTAGTACCAAGATAACTGCCTGCACAGATCCAGATGGCTGGAAATCA GTATTTGTTGACAATCTAGATTTTCTCAAGGAGTTGGAAGAATGA